In Helicoverpa zea isolate HzStark_Cry1AcR chromosome 3, ilHelZeax1.1, whole genome shotgun sequence, the following proteins share a genomic window:
- the LOC124646173 gene encoding zinc finger protein chinmo isoform X3, with translation MDSQQQQYCLKWNSFGSNLATSFANLWNSESLADVTLYCEGRQFKAHKVILAACSKHFQELFDTAPPSHAGACYVILEATTADNMQALLEFMYKGEVHVSQDALSSFLKSGENLQVKGLSMEMSQDAWVKQQTQQNSGDRHQARIKTSPVSGSGNCEVQESAAPSSHTATFAPIMPQYGMPMHGSGSMSRYAPPAHLPMHAAGHRRPAPPKPSPSQSPHARNYRQSSSSSHCGSVADEPDTRSSPGAARYEDAAELPAPAPPKNNGYERGASDDMPERLNNDQGAEDLRIKSENDYQPPGYNNSPPPATSLPNANYHDKPMETSPVPPKPNPDIWPTKLITSKSGGIATADGKKLKCPYCERLYGYETNLRAHIRQRHQGIRVPCPHCSRTFTRNNTVRRHIAREHRAHLPPAALHHAQ, from the exons GACGCCAATTCAAAGCTCACAAGGTGATCCTGGCAGCATGCAGTAAGCACTTCCAGGAGTTGTTCGACACGGCGCCGCCGAGCCATGCGGGCGCGTGTTACGTCATCCTTGAGGCCACCACGGCCGACAACATGCAGGCGCTGCTCGAGttcatgtacaaaggcgaggtGCACGTCAGCCAGGACGCGCTCTCCAGCTTCCTCAAGAGTGGAGAGAACTTGCAG GTCAAAGGCCTGTCGATGGAAATGTCTCAGGACGCTTGGGTGAAGCAGCAAACTCAGCAGAACTCTGGAGACCGCCATCAGGCACGCATCAAAACCAGTCCGGTGTCAGGGTCAGGAAATTGTGAGGTGCAGGAGTCAGCTGCGCCGTCTTCGCACACAGCCACGTTCGCTCCGATCATGCCGCAGTACGGCATGCCGATGCACGGCAGCGGCAGCATGAGCCGCTACGCGCCGCCAGCGCACCTGCCCATGCACGCGGCCGGCCAccgccgccccgcgccgcccaAGCCGTCGCCGTCTCAGAGCCCACACGCTAGGAATTACAG GCAAAGCTCGTCGTCGTCGCACTGCGGCAGCGTGGCGGACGAGCCGGACACGCGCTCGTCGCCCGGCGCCGCGCGCTACGAGGACGCGGCCGAgctgcccgcgcccgcgccgcccaagAACAACGGCTACGAGCGCGGCGCCAGCGACGACATGCCCGAACGACTCAACAATGACCAAGGTGCTGAAG attTACGGATAAAAAGCGAGAACGACTACCAACCGCCCGGATACAACAACTCGCCGCCGCCGGCGACCTCGCTGCCCAACGCCAACTACCACGACAAGCCCATGGAGACGTCGCCCGTGCCGCCCAAGCCCAACCCCGACATCTGGCCCACCAAGCTCATCACCAGCAAGTCCGGCGGCATCGCCACTGCCGACG GCAAGAAGCTGAAGTGCCCGTACTGCGAGCGGCTGTACGGCTACGAGACCAACCTGCGCGCGCACATCCGGCAGCGGCACCAGGGCATCCGCGTGCCGTGCCCGCACTGCAGCCGCACCTTCACGCGCAACAACACCGTGCGGCGCCACATCGCGCGCGAGCACCGCGCGCACCTGCCGCCCGCCGCGCTGCACCACGCGCAGTAA